The following coding sequences lie in one Gemmatimonadota bacterium genomic window:
- a CDS encoding diguanylate cyclase yields the protein MTGPVTPQAGPAPRFLRMDRITNRIVMLTVGATLVPILAAGFLAYAQTRRAVTERIDEDLRSVSSLTARELDYWLRSQSYQIGVFASSFEVSQNLARVGTRAPSADDARARLTDYLSSVSRRMDFYSELMVLDAEGLLVTSSDPGRRALPPELVFDRPLRGAGTELGEPHAGPEGTYRAPLLEPILAPGGAGRLGTLVAQLDLARLSEILGAFKEGAAGRVLLLREGGTVLTTSDATLEPAASFDPADLATLIAAGEGVAERRDAEGRARLSTLARVPQSDWVVVAEVGRRDAYAPLVRARNLTAAAMAGLILLVGGMVHVLGVILIRPLDRLTAGAAEVAAGNLSVGLPPGGRGEVGYLTEVFNEMVRRLRAGRDELDAANLELRERNAELALLSVTDGLTGLLNHRRGMEVLSEELDREARSGGPLSVLMIDVDHFKQYNDSWGHPEGDAVLKGVARALQQATRGVDGVVRYGGEEFMVVLPDCDAEGAMEAGTRILERLSREPFTGGPVTLSAGAAVYPSHGTEAHELVRAADEALYTAKRNGRNRVVLAEGAGLPVGSRYRAEMVGTRAATPA from the coding sequence ATGACCGGACCGGTCACACCCCAGGCCGGTCCCGCTCCGCGCTTCCTGCGGATGGACCGCATCACGAACCGCATCGTGATGCTGACGGTGGGCGCCACTCTGGTCCCCATCCTGGCCGCCGGCTTCCTGGCCTACGCACAGACCCGGCGGGCGGTCACCGAACGGATCGACGAGGATCTGAGGAGCGTGAGCTCCCTCACGGCGAGGGAGCTCGACTACTGGCTCCGCAGCCAGTCCTACCAGATCGGGGTCTTCGCCAGCTCGTTCGAGGTCTCCCAGAACCTGGCCCGGGTCGGTACACGGGCCCCCTCCGCCGACGATGCTCGCGCCCGGCTCACGGACTATCTGTCGTCGGTCTCCCGTCGGATGGACTTCTACTCGGAGTTGATGGTCCTCGACGCCGAAGGCCTGCTGGTCACCTCCAGCGACCCTGGGCGGAGGGCCCTGCCCCCCGAGCTCGTCTTCGATCGCCCCCTCCGCGGGGCAGGCACGGAGTTGGGTGAGCCCCATGCGGGCCCCGAAGGGACCTACCGGGCGCCGTTGCTGGAACCCATCCTGGCGCCAGGCGGCGCCGGGCGCCTGGGCACCCTGGTGGCCCAACTCGATCTCGCTCGTCTCTCGGAAATCCTGGGTGCCTTTAAGGAGGGTGCGGCAGGCAGGGTGCTGCTCCTCAGGGAGGGCGGCACGGTGCTGACCACGTCCGACGCGACCCTCGAGCCCGCAGCCAGCTTCGATCCGGCGGATCTGGCGACGCTCATCGCCGCCGGCGAGGGCGTGGCCGAGCGTCGTGACGCCGAGGGGCGAGCCCGGCTCTCCACGCTGGCCCGCGTTCCCCAATCCGACTGGGTGGTGGTGGCCGAAGTGGGCCGCCGCGATGCCTATGCGCCTTTGGTGCGCGCTCGCAATCTGACTGCGGCGGCCATGGCCGGCTTGATTCTGTTGGTGGGTGGGATGGTGCACGTCCTGGGGGTCATTCTGATCCGGCCCCTCGACCGTCTCACGGCGGGAGCCGCCGAGGTGGCCGCCGGCAACCTGTCCGTTGGTCTACCACCCGGCGGACGGGGCGAGGTCGGCTATCTCACCGAGGTCTTCAACGAGATGGTGCGCAGGCTGCGGGCAGGACGTGACGAGCTGGACGCAGCCAACCTGGAACTTCGGGAGCGCAACGCCGAGCTCGCGCTGCTGTCGGTGACGGACGGGTTGACGGGTCTCCTCAATCATCGCCGCGGCATGGAGGTGCTGTCCGAGGAACTGGACCGCGAAGCCCGCTCCGGCGGACCGTTGTCCGTCCTCATGATCGATGTCGATCACTTCAAGCAGTACAACGATTCGTGGGGGCACCCCGAAGGCGACGCCGTGCTCAAGGGCGTAGCCCGCGCCCTCCAGCAGGCCACGCGCGGGGTGGACGGCGTGGTTCGCTACGGCGGTGAGGAATTCATGGTGGTGCTCCCCGACTGCGACGCCGAGGGAGCCATGGAGGCCGGCACCCGCATCCTGGAGCGCCTCTCCCGAGAACCGTTCACCGGTGGACCGGTGACGCTCAGCGCCGGGGCCGCGGTCTACCCGTCGCACGGAACCGAAGCGCACGAGCTGGTGCGCGCCGCCGACGAGGCGCTCTACACCGCGAAGCGCAATGGACGCAACCGCGTCGTGCTGGCGGAAGGCGCAGGGCTGCCCGTGGGCTCCCGTTACCGCGCGGAGATGGTGGGGACGCGGGCGGCGACGCCCGCCTGA
- a CDS encoding SH3 domain-containing protein: protein MAPRRALSALLAVASAAACGGAPTVPSPSPVATVDTVMVTDTLVRIDTVVVAGAPDDDLRSQVARLRMQLLERDARVSELEGQLDAERSEVVSTMAKLQSQASRAQAASEMAEAEIALGALARMPGGSDSGEHLAGTELLSRAGEAFGRTNYDGAIYLAGRARALATQGAARLQTGAGRDAREGEAHFGVPVLLTVNQRSNLREGPATSFRIRSVLDEGTIVTGFSYTDEWVYVIVPGGEEGWIFHTLVRGGR, encoded by the coding sequence ATGGCGCCCCGACGCGCGCTTTCCGCGCTATTGGCGGTGGCCTCCGCGGCGGCCTGCGGCGGAGCCCCGACGGTCCCGTCCCCCTCGCCGGTGGCGACGGTGGATACCGTCATGGTGACCGACACGCTGGTGCGGATCGATACCGTCGTCGTCGCGGGAGCCCCGGATGACGACCTGCGCTCGCAGGTGGCCCGACTCCGCATGCAGCTCCTGGAGCGCGATGCGCGCGTCTCCGAGCTGGAGGGGCAGCTGGACGCCGAGCGCAGCGAGGTGGTCAGCACCATGGCCAAGCTGCAGAGCCAGGCCAGCCGGGCCCAGGCCGCCTCCGAGATGGCCGAAGCGGAAATCGCGTTGGGCGCGTTGGCGCGGATGCCGGGCGGATCCGATTCGGGTGAACACCTGGCCGGGACGGAACTGCTGAGCCGGGCTGGCGAAGCATTTGGACGCACCAACTACGATGGGGCGATCTACCTGGCCGGGCGGGCCCGTGCGCTGGCCACCCAGGGGGCCGCGCGCTTGCAGACCGGGGCGGGGAGGGACGCCCGTGAGGGCGAGGCGCATTTCGGGGTGCCGGTGCTGCTGACCGTCAATCAGCGCAGCAACCTACGCGAGGGTCCCGCGACCTCGTTCCGCATTCGCTCTGTTCTGGACGAGGGGACCATCGTCACCGGGTTTTCCTACACCGACGAGTGGGTGTACGTCATCGTCCCCGGCGGGGAGGAAGGGTGGATCTTCCACACCCTGGTGCGGGGCGGGCGCTAG
- a CDS encoding von Willebrand factor type A domain-containing protein — MKIPLLLAGLFVAGTGPLFLTRPSPPPPAGAVIAGRVTDAAQGHPIEGARVLLEGTAVETLTRRNGTYVLELDAGVGALVLRVEAAGYETARRTLPTDGLSQRIDFALQAAAAPPVEEQKPERTLVDRILGRRQESEAGRAAPSPQATVGYATGVAQPMAADMSMAPGFRRTADPDDFNTEGYDHLTENPFRSVAADPLSTFSIDVDRASYANVRRFIENGTKPPIDAVRIEEMVNCFHYDYPNARGEHPFDVHTEVAPAPWNGRHHLVKIGLQGQKIDLEEVPPNNLVFLLDVSGSMSSPDKLPLLKQAFALLVNELRPQDRIAIVVYAGAAGLVLDSTPGSETETILRALESLEAGGSTAGGAGIRLAYDVARRNHIRGGNNRVILATDGDFNVGASSDGEMVRLIEEKRTQGTFLTVLGFGTGNLKDSKMEKLADHGNGNYAYIDSELEAKKVLVTELGGTLVTIAKDVKIQVEFNPERVQAYRLIGYENRLLANQDFNDDTKDAGELGAGHTVTALYEVVPVGVRLDVDAGSVDALRYQRPAESSVRSDSDELLFVKLRYKRPDGERSRLLEHPVEARVARTPSTDFRWAAAVAGFGMLLRESEHCGDFTLDDVLALARDARGDDAQGYRADFIRLVEAAELLGLMAER, encoded by the coding sequence ATGAAGATCCCACTGCTGCTGGCCGGCCTGTTCGTGGCCGGCACCGGCCCCCTGTTCCTGACCCGACCCTCGCCCCCACCGCCGGCTGGCGCGGTGATCGCGGGCCGGGTCACCGATGCCGCACAGGGCCACCCCATCGAGGGTGCCCGCGTCCTTCTGGAGGGTACCGCCGTCGAGACCCTCACGCGCCGCAACGGCACCTACGTCCTCGAGCTGGACGCTGGCGTCGGGGCGCTGGTCCTGCGCGTCGAGGCCGCCGGCTACGAGACCGCCCGGCGGACGCTCCCCACGGACGGCCTCTCCCAACGCATCGACTTCGCCCTCCAGGCGGCAGCAGCGCCCCCGGTAGAGGAGCAGAAGCCGGAGCGGACGCTGGTGGATCGCATCCTCGGCCGCCGACAGGAGTCGGAGGCGGGTCGCGCGGCTCCCAGCCCTCAGGCCACGGTCGGGTACGCGACTGGCGTGGCACAGCCCATGGCAGCCGACATGTCCATGGCGCCCGGCTTCCGTCGCACGGCCGATCCAGACGACTTCAACACGGAAGGATACGACCACCTCACCGAAAACCCGTTCCGGTCGGTGGCCGCCGATCCGCTCTCCACGTTCTCCATCGATGTGGACCGCGCCTCGTACGCCAACGTCCGCCGCTTCATCGAGAACGGTACCAAGCCTCCCATCGATGCGGTCCGCATCGAGGAGATGGTCAACTGCTTCCACTACGACTACCCCAACGCGCGCGGCGAGCATCCGTTCGACGTGCACACGGAAGTGGCGCCGGCTCCCTGGAACGGCCGGCATCACCTCGTGAAGATCGGGCTGCAGGGGCAGAAGATCGACCTCGAAGAGGTCCCACCCAACAACCTCGTGTTTCTGCTGGACGTGTCCGGGTCCATGTCCTCGCCCGACAAGCTGCCGCTGCTCAAGCAAGCGTTCGCCCTGCTGGTGAATGAGCTGCGACCCCAGGACCGCATCGCCATCGTCGTGTACGCGGGCGCGGCGGGGCTGGTGCTGGATTCCACCCCAGGGAGCGAAACGGAGACCATCCTGCGCGCGCTCGAGTCCCTGGAAGCGGGTGGCTCCACGGCCGGAGGAGCCGGCATCCGACTGGCCTACGACGTGGCCCGCCGCAACCACATCCGGGGCGGCAACAACCGCGTGATCCTGGCCACCGACGGCGACTTCAACGTGGGAGCCTCCAGCGACGGCGAGATGGTGCGCTTGATCGAGGAGAAGCGCACACAGGGCACGTTCCTGACCGTGTTGGGCTTCGGGACGGGCAACCTGAAAGACTCGAAGATGGAGAAGCTCGCCGACCACGGGAACGGAAACTACGCGTACATCGACTCGGAGCTGGAGGCGAAGAAGGTGCTGGTCACCGAGCTGGGCGGCACGTTGGTGACCATCGCCAAGGACGTGAAGATCCAGGTCGAGTTCAACCCGGAGCGTGTGCAGGCGTACCGACTCATCGGCTACGAGAATCGACTGCTCGCCAACCAGGACTTCAACGACGACACCAAGGACGCCGGCGAGCTGGGGGCCGGGCACACCGTCACCGCGCTCTACGAAGTCGTTCCGGTCGGCGTCCGCTTGGATGTGGACGCGGGCAGCGTCGATGCGCTCCGCTATCAGCGACCCGCCGAGTCCAGCGTGCGCAGCGACTCCGACGAGCTGCTCTTCGTGAAGCTCCGCTACAAGCGCCCCGATGGAGAGCGCAGCCGTTTGCTGGAGCATCCGGTCGAGGCGCGCGTGGCGCGCACGCCGTCCACCGACTTCCGCTGGGCGGCGGCCGTGGCCGGGTTCGGCATGCTCCTACGGGAGTCGGAGCACTGTGGCGACTTCACCCTGGACGACGTCCTGGCGTTGGCCCGGGACGCCCGAGGTGACGACGCGCAGGGCTACCGCGCCGATTTCATCCGACTGGTCGAGGCCGCGGAGCTGCTGGGCCTCATGGCCGAGCGATAG
- a CDS encoding helix-turn-helix transcriptional regulator has protein sequence MPRGELLGEFEQMVLLAVARLGAGAYGMSILDEIRTRTGFEPAVASVYSALDRLERQGLIHSQMGEPTPERGGRAKRYFVLEAAGAEALTRARSALDALWDGLELERGAGA, from the coding sequence GTGCCTCGAGGGGAGCTGCTGGGGGAGTTCGAGCAGATGGTGCTGCTGGCGGTAGCCCGGTTGGGAGCGGGCGCCTACGGCATGTCCATACTGGACGAGATTCGCACCCGCACGGGTTTCGAACCGGCCGTCGCCTCCGTGTACTCGGCGCTCGACCGCCTGGAGCGACAGGGCCTGATCCACTCCCAGATGGGCGAGCCCACGCCGGAGCGGGGAGGCCGGGCCAAGCGTTACTTCGTGCTGGAGGCCGCCGGCGCGGAAGCCCTTACCCGGGCCCGTTCGGCCCTGGATGCTCTCTGGGACGGCCTCGAGCTCGAACGGG